Proteins found in one Paraburkholderia caballeronis genomic segment:
- a CDS encoding ABC transporter permease, whose amino-acid sequence MYSNSLTHSFRIQCRVVGALLMREIITRYGRHNIGFLWVFFEPMMFTLGITALWTATKATHGSNLPITAFAVTGYSTVLLWRNCVNRCALAILPNQSLLYHRNVRVLDIFIARILLEVSGATMSLIFLSSLFIMFGMMEPPDDIALMFGGWIYLALLGTGLGFTIGALTERSETVDRIWHTVAYLLFPLSGAIYLVDWLPPAAQKFVLLLPMVHGVEMLRSGYFGPLIKPHYDVSYMIASDLVLLLVGLLLVRETSQRVEPE is encoded by the coding sequence ATGTACTCGAATTCGCTGACCCATTCGTTCCGCATCCAGTGCCGCGTCGTAGGCGCGCTACTCATGCGCGAAATCATCACGCGCTACGGGCGCCACAATATCGGCTTTCTTTGGGTATTCTTCGAGCCGATGATGTTCACATTGGGCATCACGGCCCTCTGGACAGCGACCAAGGCGACACACGGCTCGAATCTCCCCATTACCGCGTTCGCCGTAACAGGCTATTCGACCGTGCTTCTGTGGCGCAACTGCGTGAATCGCTGTGCGCTGGCGATTTTGCCCAACCAAAGCCTCTTGTATCACCGCAACGTACGCGTGCTCGATATTTTTATTGCACGCATTCTGCTTGAGGTTTCCGGCGCGACGATGTCGCTGATTTTCCTGTCGTCGTTGTTCATCATGTTCGGCATGATGGAACCACCCGACGATATTGCGTTGATGTTCGGCGGATGGATCTATCTCGCGCTGCTCGGAACCGGCCTTGGGTTCACTATCGGCGCGTTGACAGAGCGAAGTGAAACAGTCGACCGCATCTGGCACACCGTCGCCTATCTGCTATTCCCGCTGTCAGGCGCAATCTATCTCGTCGACTGGCTTCCGCCGGCTGCACAGAAATTCGTCCTGCTGCTGCCAATGGTGCATGGGGTCGAGATGTTGCGTTCGGGTTACTTTGGGCCGCTGATCAAGCCACATTACGATGTCTCGTACATGATAGCGTCCGATCTCGTGCTATTGCTCGTCGGATTGCTGCTCGTGCGTGAAACGAGTCAGCGTGTGGAGCCGGAATGA
- a CDS encoding polysaccharide biosynthesis/export family protein, whose amino-acid sequence MKSFARHSIIQTYRVARPVSLFASLICPLLVAACSAIPTSGPSTRAIVNSAANSAETEGGVQIVDVNYDVAKKLLDERRSADFSVKFGQDSTYRQQFGLGDAVEVTIWEAPPAALFGTPGGVAEIGNGRGMTLPDQVVDSSGNITVPFAGPVRAAGRTPDELQRDIATKLRGIAHDPQVLVRLSKNATSYVTVVGDVVSSTRVPLTPHGERLLDALASAGGVREAVDKVTIQLTRNNVVASLPLENVIRDTSQNVPLHAGDVVTALFQPYSFTALGAAGKNQEVNFEAQGITLAQAIARAGGLQDSRADAQGVFVFRFEKPDALTWPDSPVRTTPDGKVPVVYRINLRDPNTFFVAQSFMMNNNDVLYVSNAPVAELQKFLNLVFSVAYPVVNSVNAFK is encoded by the coding sequence ATGAAATCGTTTGCAAGGCATTCCATCATCCAGACGTATCGGGTCGCGAGACCCGTTTCATTATTCGCATCTTTGATTTGCCCACTGCTTGTTGCGGCTTGTAGTGCTATTCCGACGTCGGGGCCCAGCACAAGGGCCATTGTGAATTCGGCGGCGAATTCGGCTGAGACGGAAGGTGGAGTGCAGATCGTCGACGTAAATTACGACGTTGCGAAGAAATTACTGGACGAACGCCGATCCGCGGATTTTTCCGTGAAGTTTGGCCAGGATTCGACCTACCGGCAGCAATTTGGGCTCGGAGACGCGGTGGAGGTGACGATTTGGGAGGCGCCGCCTGCAGCACTTTTTGGTACACCGGGCGGTGTCGCCGAAATCGGCAACGGGCGCGGCATGACATTGCCCGACCAGGTCGTCGATTCCAGCGGCAATATCACTGTGCCGTTTGCGGGCCCGGTGCGTGCTGCCGGCCGAACTCCCGACGAACTTCAGCGCGATATTGCGACGAAGCTTCGTGGTATCGCACACGACCCTCAGGTGTTGGTGCGATTGTCGAAGAACGCGACATCCTATGTGACTGTCGTTGGCGATGTCGTGTCGAGTACTCGTGTTCCGTTGACACCGCATGGCGAACGCCTTCTCGATGCGCTCGCGAGTGCCGGTGGGGTTCGCGAAGCTGTCGATAAGGTGACAATCCAGTTGACGCGTAATAACGTCGTCGCTTCTCTTCCGCTCGAAAACGTCATTCGGGACACGAGCCAGAACGTGCCGCTTCATGCGGGAGATGTCGTAACCGCGCTGTTTCAGCCGTATAGCTTCACCGCGCTCGGGGCAGCAGGCAAGAATCAGGAGGTTAATTTCGAAGCACAGGGGATTACGCTCGCGCAGGCAATCGCGAGAGCGGGCGGCCTGCAGGATTCCCGCGCCGATGCCCAAGGCGTATTCGTCTTCCGGTTCGAAAAACCTGATGCGCTGACGTGGCCCGATTCGCCGGTGCGTACCACGCCGGACGGCAAGGTGCCCGTCGTTTATCGGATCAACCTGCGCGATCCCAATACGTTTTTTGTTGCGCAGAGTTTCATGATGAACAATAACGACGTGCTTTACGTGTCGAACGCGCCTGTTGCTGAACTCCAGAAATTCCTGAATCTGGTGTTCTCGGTTGCATATCCGGTCGTGAATTCGGTCAACGCTTTCAAGTAA
- a CDS encoding capsular polysaccharide biosynthesis protein, with translation MFTGFRSRAFWGHRALGRIAHAIARWSGRPADLLYAGPVWSHCAVGEPLLSWIQLQAKGPYHAAMSDALQSLLKQDATLGTTPEISSLMRRVVASGAGRNRTNYRPAFDDSVRLSTNRKILLIDERRLPLADDRASFARMLASARDMHPNADILLWQTTDERCGTWQLGSLDDLPETTCIVDRHANFFAVLNAVDAVYTVEAPEGLEAIIAGVRPHVFGRPYYAGLGHTYDQHRPVQSLSRPTIEALFDAVYLKLARYIDPDTGGPATFERVLECIELQRSMHNRFRDLQIVEAHGFQIWKRRFAAPFLGIGGGRLYWHRHAQASRADSTVALWGARSADHVRAGTRIVRIEDGFFHSLGLGSDMSAPLSQVIDRNGIYFDAQKPSDLTHILNEGTFDSTEVARAEKLRRLIVESGVTKYNLGRKAPQWQAPAGSTVILVVGQVADDASIRLGAGDFRTAEQVLQHARANNPDAFIVYKPHPDVLSGNRTGLVDARRYANVVDAEADLLSLLEHTDEVHTISSLAGFEGLLRQKKVHAYGYPFYAGWGLTHDEMKSVPWRQRSLKLDELVAGALIRYPIYWNWQARLFSTPEAVVRTLAVNAARPMGNVSADPSRPWRKAVRWVKNLAWYVLWEIRRGIE, from the coding sequence GTGTTCACCGGCTTCCGCAGCCGCGCCTTCTGGGGGCATCGCGCGCTGGGGCGCATTGCACACGCCATCGCGCGCTGGAGCGGACGCCCCGCCGATCTGCTGTATGCCGGTCCCGTATGGTCGCATTGCGCCGTGGGGGAACCGCTGCTATCCTGGATCCAGCTCCAAGCCAAAGGCCCATATCACGCCGCAATGAGCGACGCGCTTCAATCGCTCTTGAAGCAGGACGCGACACTGGGCACTACGCCGGAAATCTCGTCGCTCATGCGACGCGTCGTTGCGAGCGGCGCCGGACGCAACCGAACGAACTACCGCCCCGCATTCGACGACTCCGTGCGACTGTCAACCAACAGGAAGATCCTGTTGATCGACGAGCGCCGCCTCCCACTCGCCGATGACCGCGCGTCATTTGCCCGTATGTTGGCGAGCGCGCGCGACATGCATCCCAATGCCGACATCCTGTTGTGGCAAACGACGGACGAGCGTTGCGGCACATGGCAACTGGGCTCACTCGATGATTTGCCAGAGACAACCTGCATTGTCGATCGGCACGCGAATTTTTTCGCTGTGCTCAATGCCGTCGATGCGGTCTATACAGTCGAAGCGCCGGAAGGCCTGGAAGCGATCATCGCCGGCGTTCGACCGCATGTGTTCGGCCGCCCCTACTATGCAGGACTCGGGCATACCTATGACCAGCACCGGCCAGTGCAGTCGCTCTCTCGCCCGACGATCGAAGCTCTGTTCGATGCCGTCTACCTGAAGCTCGCACGATACATTGATCCCGACACAGGGGGCCCAGCGACGTTCGAGCGCGTGCTCGAATGTATCGAACTGCAGCGCAGCATGCACAACCGGTTCCGCGACCTGCAAATTGTCGAGGCGCACGGATTCCAGATATGGAAGCGCCGATTCGCGGCGCCATTTCTCGGAATCGGCGGCGGACGCCTTTACTGGCACAGGCACGCTCAGGCATCCCGTGCCGACAGCACGGTCGCCCTATGGGGCGCACGGAGTGCAGACCACGTTCGTGCGGGAACCCGGATCGTTCGCATCGAAGATGGTTTTTTCCATTCTCTCGGCCTCGGCTCCGACATGAGCGCGCCACTGAGTCAGGTAATCGACCGGAATGGGATTTATTTTGATGCGCAAAAACCAAGCGACCTGACTCATATTCTGAACGAAGGGACATTCGACAGCACGGAAGTTGCTCGCGCGGAGAAACTGCGGCGTCTGATCGTCGAGTCTGGCGTAACCAAATATAATCTGGGCAGAAAGGCGCCGCAGTGGCAAGCACCTGCAGGAAGTACAGTAATATTGGTGGTCGGCCAGGTCGCCGACGACGCGTCAATACGGCTCGGGGCAGGCGATTTCCGCACGGCGGAGCAGGTACTTCAACACGCCCGAGCTAACAACCCAGACGCATTTATCGTCTACAAGCCGCACCCGGACGTGCTTTCCGGGAATCGCACAGGGCTTGTCGATGCACGTCGTTACGCCAATGTGGTCGATGCCGAAGCCGACCTGCTGTCGCTGCTGGAGCATACCGACGAAGTGCATACGATCTCGTCGCTCGCCGGATTCGAGGGGCTGCTCAGGCAAAAGAAAGTCCATGCGTATGGTTACCCGTTCTATGCAGGCTGGGGACTTACTCACGATGAAATGAAGTCCGTCCCGTGGCGACAGCGATCCTTGAAGCTTGACGAACTGGTCGCGGGGGCGCTAATCCGGTATCCGATCTACTGGAATTGGCAAGCCCGGCTGTTCTCGACACCCGAGGCTGTCGTTCGCACACTGGCTGTCAACGCTGCCCGGCCGATGGGCAACGTCAGCGCCGATCCATCGAGGCCATGGAGAAAAGCGGTCCGGTGGGTCAAAAATCTGGCGTGGTATGTGTTATGGGAAATACGTCGCGGCATCGAATAG
- a CDS encoding ABC transporter ATP-binding protein, with translation MIELEDVTKVYRTRQGRRTVLDKVNLKVPPQQKIGILGRNGAGKSTMIRMISGAELPTRGYIRRGMSVSWPLAFGGAFQSSLTGMDNLRFICRVYGADAIAAEPFVQEFSELGYYLREPVKSYSAGMRARLAFAISMAIEFDCFLIDEIIAVGDSRFHEKCHRELFERRKDRSLIIVSHDAGYIREHCDTAAVLAAGKLHTFPDIENAYHFYRESAG, from the coding sequence ATGATCGAACTTGAAGATGTCACTAAAGTCTATCGTACGCGGCAAGGCCGTCGCACGGTCCTTGACAAAGTGAACCTGAAGGTTCCCCCTCAGCAGAAGATCGGTATTCTCGGCCGTAACGGCGCAGGCAAGTCGACCATGATCCGCATGATCAGTGGCGCCGAGTTACCGACCCGCGGATATATTCGGAGAGGTATGAGCGTGTCCTGGCCGCTAGCGTTCGGCGGAGCGTTCCAGAGCAGCCTGACCGGCATGGACAACTTGCGGTTTATCTGTCGTGTATATGGTGCTGACGCGATCGCCGCTGAGCCGTTCGTGCAAGAGTTTTCTGAACTCGGGTATTACCTGCGCGAACCGGTCAAAAGTTACTCGGCCGGGATGCGCGCTCGACTCGCGTTCGCGATCTCGATGGCAATCGAGTTCGACTGCTTCCTGATCGACGAGATCATCGCAGTCGGCGACAGCCGCTTCCACGAAAAATGTCACCGCGAATTGTTCGAGCGTCGCAAGGATCGCTCACTGATCATCGTCAGCCACGACGCTGGGTACATCCGGGAGCATTGCGATACGGCCGCCGTGCTGGCAGCTGGCAAGCTACATACATTCCCTGACATCGAAAATGCATACCACTTCTATCGGGAAAGCGCCGGATGA
- a CDS encoding WavE lipopolysaccharide synthesis family protein, translating into MLSRNFNLSDLTVVMQGAVGTDSASRSELIGNIAATRRALPGATLILSTWVGSGAQIDWPVDHVVESDDPGELPNFKYNSPGVMNNVNRQIVSSRAGLESVKTRYAIKMRTDCRFDGTGFLDAFLARDNGETANNRIVVPHLFSVDPRVFEQMPFHLSDWFQFGETGKLRDLWCAPPMAYEDATYYDTHAHASWSSRFDRRYRARFAPEQHVWTHYAGRAGYVCPGFHNDVSYTVLNSHDRFLSREVQVVDVAHSGFVLPRYGWALRSGFQRFNCLNAHDWSFLEAHLSGRTTDAGTQMTGFRRLRAKRFLSALASCTEPLAPMLTLPLMKPLVSRFLKGVDAWSARTAQY; encoded by the coding sequence ATGCTCAGCCGAAATTTCAACCTGTCAGATCTGACCGTCGTGATGCAGGGGGCAGTCGGAACTGACTCGGCGTCCCGGTCGGAACTGATCGGGAATATCGCTGCTACACGACGGGCGTTGCCCGGCGCGACGTTGATCCTTAGCACGTGGGTTGGATCTGGAGCACAGATCGATTGGCCCGTCGACCATGTCGTCGAATCGGATGATCCGGGGGAATTGCCCAATTTCAAGTACAACAGTCCAGGCGTCATGAATAACGTCAATCGACAGATCGTGTCTTCGCGAGCAGGGCTTGAGTCTGTGAAGACGCGCTATGCGATCAAGATGCGCACCGACTGCCGTTTCGACGGGACTGGTTTTCTCGACGCATTTCTTGCGCGAGATAATGGAGAGACGGCGAACAACCGGATTGTCGTTCCGCATCTGTTTAGCGTGGACCCGCGCGTATTCGAACAAATGCCGTTTCATCTGTCTGACTGGTTTCAGTTCGGTGAGACGGGAAAGCTGCGGGACCTGTGGTGTGCACCTCCGATGGCCTATGAGGATGCAACCTATTACGATACGCATGCTCATGCGTCCTGGTCATCGCGGTTCGACCGTCGCTATCGCGCGCGTTTTGCGCCGGAGCAGCACGTGTGGACGCATTATGCAGGTCGGGCCGGATACGTCTGCCCGGGCTTTCATAACGACGTAAGCTATACCGTGCTCAATTCGCACGACCGCTTCTTGAGTCGCGAAGTGCAGGTCGTCGATGTTGCTCATTCCGGATTCGTACTGCCCCGCTATGGCTGGGCGCTCCGTTCGGGTTTTCAGAGGTTTAACTGCCTGAATGCCCACGACTGGAGTTTTCTCGAAGCTCATCTGTCGGGGCGCACGACGGATGCCGGGACGCAGATGACGGGTTTTCGCCGCTTGCGGGCAAAACGGTTTCTGAGTGCGCTTGCATCGTGCACAGAGCCGTTGGCGCCGATGCTGACGTTGCCACTGATGAAGCCGCTGGTCAGCCGGTTCCTGAAGGGTGTGGATGCATGGTCAGCCCGCACGGCTCAGTATTAG
- a CDS encoding glycosyltransferase family 4 protein has product MPTGIDRVSLAYVQHYGVRARAVLSFRGHWTVLKQTDSERLFGWLNGASHTRSLIRRTFAQAFFSSWQATNIENSVLLHTSHSGMEYSRYTQSFLRKAVRPVFMVHDLIPMTHPEYCRPGIAEQHRRRIHFALQHASGLIANSEATLESLAAESRRADIPMPQNVVARLAPAKIVGRPDTASPISAPFFVVLGTIEARKNHWFLLHVWRSLVEQLGEKTPRLIIVGRRGWECENAIDMLERCDKLRGYIVEESQCSDERLFSYLQHARALLFPSFAEGYGMPLVEALAQRVPVIASDLSVFREIANQTPSYLDPLDGPGWIAAIKRYMDADDPVRNAQINRIEKYQVPTWAEHFEIVDRFIEELD; this is encoded by the coding sequence ATGCCGACAGGCATCGATAGAGTAAGCCTTGCATACGTCCAGCATTACGGTGTCCGTGCAAGAGCAGTGCTTAGCTTCCGGGGTCACTGGACCGTCTTGAAGCAAACGGACTCGGAGCGCCTTTTCGGGTGGCTCAACGGCGCTTCGCATACCCGCTCGCTGATCCGCCGCACGTTTGCTCAAGCTTTTTTTTCGAGTTGGCAAGCAACCAATATTGAAAATAGCGTCCTGTTGCACACGAGCCACAGCGGTATGGAATATTCGCGTTACACGCAAAGCTTTTTGCGCAAGGCTGTTCGCCCCGTTTTTATGGTGCATGATTTAATTCCAATGACACACCCGGAATATTGCCGCCCCGGGATCGCAGAACAGCACCGCCGACGAATTCACTTTGCGCTGCAGCACGCGTCCGGACTGATCGCCAACTCGGAGGCAACGCTCGAATCCCTCGCCGCCGAATCGCGCAGGGCCGACATTCCAATGCCCCAGAACGTGGTAGCGCGACTGGCTCCGGCGAAGATCGTCGGGCGCCCCGATACTGCCAGCCCCATTAGCGCGCCATTTTTCGTCGTACTCGGAACGATCGAAGCCCGCAAAAATCATTGGTTTTTGCTGCACGTCTGGCGCAGCCTCGTCGAGCAACTTGGCGAAAAAACACCCCGGCTCATCATCGTCGGTCGCCGCGGCTGGGAGTGTGAGAACGCGATAGACATGCTCGAACGTTGCGATAAGCTACGCGGGTATATCGTCGAAGAATCGCAATGCAGCGACGAACGGCTGTTCTCGTATCTGCAACATGCACGCGCGCTACTCTTCCCGTCGTTTGCCGAAGGATATGGCATGCCGCTCGTCGAGGCGCTTGCGCAGCGCGTGCCAGTCATCGCAAGCGATTTATCGGTGTTCCGCGAAATAGCGAATCAGACGCCGAGCTATCTTGATCCGCTGGACGGACCGGGCTGGATCGCCGCCATCAAGCGTTATATGGATGCCGACGACCCGGTGAGAAACGCACAGATCAACCGGATTGAAAAATATCAGGTACCCACATGGGCGGAGCATTTTGAAATCGTTGACCGCTTTATCGAGGAACTTGATTAA
- a CDS encoding glycosyltransferase family 2 protein has translation MLNIVIPMAGAGSRFARAGYADPKPLIPIHGVPMIRVVINNLTPAREHRFIFICQREHDRQYGLRDKLTSWAPGAELILLDGLTDGAACTVLAAKDLIDNDDPLMIANSDQYIDCGIGSYLDDMDQRELDGLIMTMKADDPKWSFVGLDAASNVTQVVEKKVISDEATVGIYNFRRGRDFISATQRMIQANERVNNEFYVAPAYNPMIAGGARIGIFNIGSEGAGMYGLGIPADLDAFLALDLSHKAVEVVG, from the coding sequence ATGCTCAATATCGTTATTCCGATGGCTGGTGCGGGCAGCCGCTTTGCGCGCGCGGGTTACGCCGATCCCAAGCCGCTGATTCCCATTCACGGTGTGCCGATGATCCGCGTGGTGATCAATAATCTTACGCCGGCACGCGAACATCGCTTCATTTTTATCTGCCAACGGGAGCATGACAGGCAATATGGTCTGCGAGACAAGCTGACCTCCTGGGCCCCGGGTGCAGAACTCATCTTGCTCGACGGTCTGACTGACGGCGCGGCGTGTACGGTGCTTGCGGCTAAGGACCTGATCGATAATGACGATCCGTTGATGATTGCAAATAGCGATCAGTACATCGATTGTGGAATCGGCTCCTATCTCGACGATATGGATCAACGGGAACTCGATGGTCTCATCATGACGATGAAGGCAGACGATCCGAAGTGGTCGTTCGTCGGGCTCGATGCGGCAAGCAATGTCACGCAGGTCGTTGAAAAGAAAGTGATATCCGACGAGGCAACGGTCGGTATCTACAACTTCCGCCGCGGGCGCGATTTCATTTCTGCGACCCAGCGGATGATTCAGGCGAACGAACGCGTGAACAATGAGTTTTACGTCGCGCCGGCCTATAACCCGATGATCGCCGGCGGGGCGCGCATTGGCATCTTCAACATCGGATCGGAAGGAGCCGGCATGTACGGACTGGGAATTCCCGCGGATCTGGACGCGTTTCTTGCGTTGGATCTGTCGCACAAGGCCGTGGAGGTGGTCGGATGA
- a CDS encoding HAD family hydrolase, translating to MIKAVIFDMDGVLIEAKEWHYDALNQALELFGYHIKRHEHLTSYDGLPTRKKLEMLTLERGLPESLHSFINEMKQVYTMDIVYTHCKPNFVHEYALARLKSAGYKLAVASNSIRNTVEVMMERAALAPYLDLQLSNEDVKKAKPDPEIYQTAMARLGVSPDECLIVEDNENGIRAARASGAHVLVVKETSDTNFANIMKRIAEAQSALEAL from the coding sequence ATGATCAAAGCAGTAATTTTCGATATGGACGGCGTGCTGATCGAGGCAAAGGAGTGGCACTACGATGCACTCAATCAGGCTCTCGAACTGTTTGGCTACCATATCAAGCGGCATGAGCATTTGACGAGTTACGATGGTTTGCCGACGAGAAAGAAGCTTGAAATGCTGACCCTTGAACGCGGTCTGCCCGAAAGCCTGCATAGTTTCATCAACGAAATGAAACAGGTGTATACGATGGACATCGTGTACACCCACTGCAAACCGAACTTCGTCCACGAATACGCCTTGGCGCGCCTAAAGAGCGCGGGTTACAAGCTGGCCGTCGCGTCGAACTCGATCCGCAATACCGTCGAGGTCATGATGGAGCGCGCCGCACTCGCGCCGTATCTTGACTTGCAGTTGTCGAACGAAGACGTGAAGAAGGCGAAACCGGATCCGGAAATTTATCAGACGGCGATGGCCAGACTTGGAGTGAGTCCGGACGAGTGTCTTATTGTCGAAGATAATGAAAATGGCATCCGTGCAGCGCGGGCGTCGGGAGCGCACGTGCTCGTCGTCAAGGAAACGTCGGACACGAATTTCGCCAACATCATGAAACGTATCGCAGAGGCGCAATCGGCGCTGGAGGCCCTATGA
- a CDS encoding phosphodiesterase, whose translation MIVLSHRGYWKSAAEKNQPVAFHRSFDLGFGTETDVRDRAGELVISHDMPDAATMTLADFLDIIGQRPVPLALNIKADGIAENLARSMSDFDRASWFVFDMSIPDMRMHLRCGNPVYARLSEVESITGWVDDSEGVWLDAFEDDQWYSIGMIEDLLARGKRVCIVSPELHGRSHRATWANLQSLRLHQNLMLCTDLPEEAEAAFGLNRRADAI comes from the coding sequence ATGATTGTCCTTTCCCACCGCGGCTACTGGAAAAGTGCTGCTGAAAAAAATCAACCCGTCGCGTTTCATCGCTCATTCGATTTGGGATTCGGTACGGAGACGGACGTGCGCGATCGAGCCGGCGAGCTCGTGATTTCCCACGATATGCCGGACGCAGCAACGATGACGCTGGCAGATTTCCTGGATATCATCGGGCAACGGCCGGTGCCGCTCGCTTTGAACATCAAGGCCGATGGCATAGCCGAAAATCTGGCCAGAAGCATGAGCGATTTTGATCGTGCATCATGGTTTGTCTTCGACATGTCTATACCCGATATGCGCATGCATTTGCGTTGCGGAAATCCAGTGTACGCGAGATTAAGCGAAGTCGAATCCATCACAGGATGGGTTGACGACTCGGAGGGTGTCTGGCTTGATGCGTTCGAGGACGACCAGTGGTACAGCATCGGGATGATCGAGGATCTGCTCGCGCGAGGCAAGCGGGTATGCATTGTTTCCCCCGAACTCCATGGGCGTTCTCATCGCGCAACCTGGGCGAATCTGCAGTCATTGCGCCTGCATCAGAATTTGATGCTTTGTACGGACCTGCCGGAGGAAGCCGAAGCTGCATTCGGCTTGAACCGGCGAGCCGATGCAATATGA
- a CDS encoding glycosyltransferase family 2 protein, with protein MTNIVILAAGSPAFETSDGDYPLCLTEFDGTPLIQRLINNCAAINAGKLIVALRDAEVSRYHLDNAVRQLADDAHTVRVSQTTRGAACTALLAAEHIDNDDELLIVSANELIDVDLVGVVSAFRAAAVDAGAVVFHSIHPRYSFVRVDADGFVIEAAEKNPISNHATAGLYWFRKGSDFVRGAKTMIRKGADVDGLFYVCPVFNQLILEQKRIATFPIRPQQYHPLKSERHFRQFDATLESRA; from the coding sequence ATGACCAATATCGTGATTCTCGCGGCAGGGTCACCAGCATTCGAAACCAGTGACGGGGACTACCCGCTCTGCTTGACGGAGTTCGATGGCACGCCGTTGATCCAGCGGTTGATCAACAATTGTGCGGCGATTAATGCCGGGAAACTGATCGTTGCACTCCGAGATGCGGAAGTCAGCCGCTACCATCTGGACAACGCAGTCCGGCAGCTTGCGGATGACGCCCATACGGTGCGTGTTTCGCAGACCACGCGCGGCGCGGCTTGCACGGCGCTGCTCGCGGCCGAACACATCGACAACGATGACGAACTGCTGATCGTCAGCGCGAACGAACTGATCGATGTAGACCTCGTTGGCGTCGTGAGTGCGTTCCGCGCAGCGGCTGTAGATGCCGGCGCGGTCGTATTCCATTCGATCCATCCGCGCTACTCGTTCGTTCGTGTGGACGCGGACGGGTTTGTTATCGAAGCGGCGGAGAAGAACCCGATCAGTAACCACGCCACCGCAGGCCTTTACTGGTTCCGAAAGGGCAGTGATTTCGTCCGTGGAGCAAAGACGATGATCCGGAAGGGTGCGGATGTGGACGGACTGTTTTATGTTTGTCCGGTTTTCAACCAGCTCATTCTTGAGCAAAAGCGTATTGCGACGTTTCCCATTCGACCGCAGCAATATCATCCGTTGAAGAGCGAACGGCATTTCCGTCAATTTGACGCAACTCTCGAATCACGGGCCTGA